A stretch of DNA from Amphiprion ocellaris isolate individual 3 ecotype Okinawa chromosome 18, ASM2253959v1, whole genome shotgun sequence:
AAGTCTGGAGTTCGTAGCTCCATCTGTATGCAGTTAGTCCTCTATGGAAGgtacaaaccttttttttccatgtttttttttttttgcaagatatGAGTTATACAGTGACACAATGCGATGCCTTCCTTCACAAATTTGTGCTGtttacaaataataaacaaaggCACAGTATGGCCACACAAACGCACAATGCCTGCAGCCCACTGAGCCAGGTATTATTCCAAGCAGCACCATCGACAGCTACCTGACTCAGTGTTTTGTGAAAAAGGTTACATAGCCACAGCCTGGTTGCTACTCATTGTCACCTTTTGAGTCACTGGCGAAGCTCCGGTGACAACATGAGCTTTTGGACAATGCTTGTACACGGCTTGGACGAGTTCCAGAGTTTTCAGTcgtatttaaatgattttaggAAATGTATCGAATGAGTTATgggagaaaaactgtttttcagaaGCAACACAGACAAATAATGCAGTTAAACACAAATGCTGTAATCAAGACCCCAGACAGCAAGAGTTATAAATTCAAAAagaatttattattaaattacaatataCTAAATATAACCCATCACTATGCAGAAATACGTAGATCTTAATATATAGATGTGTTGATGAAATACCTGAcagaaatagttaaataaaaagtattaaaGCATAGTATAAAAACCCTAAAACAGCTTTAGCAGGTTTATAAGGCTTATAGGTCCTGAGACTGTTTACCTACAGTAACCATTTGATGGAAATACAACACATTGTGCTTCTACTACCAGCATTCAAGTCAACTAAACTAATATtctgagagagaaaagaaagtcaATGTGAAAgcaaatcaaacaaaagaaacGGAAAATGAGCGTAAGTGACATCCGACTGTACTATGAACAATGATGAATAAACGTCACAGTTTAATGGTACTCGGATCACAAGTGGTGGAGTAATTTCATTATATTTCACACTTGACCGCTGTTGCTTCACGTTACTTTAACAGTAATTACACCCCAGTGCTTGTTGTAagatttaatcatttaattccACTCTGCTCTTTTGAGCCCATGGATGGAATCAATATGgggctgaaaaataaataaataaatctgaaaccCATGCTAGCAACAAAATATACTTTCTAATaaactgtctctttttttgcagtgtgctcGTGCACGGATGAGATGAATTTCAAACCACAGCAAATTACACATAAGATAAATTCAAATAAACCCTCAGGTTAGTCTAAGAGAACGTTTTCTCCAGCATAAAATAAGGTGCGATGCTTAGTTCAGCTTCAACATATCGCACCCTTCTGTGCCTTAAAGGACTGGTTTATCTCAGTTTGACTTCTCAGAGAAGATAATTAAGGAAACAAGCATTTGTGCGTGTTTGGTAGGAGGCGTCActttaaattaaagaaataatgtGCAAACTTAATGAAGTGCGTAAAAGGAAGAACTACAATAAGAATCCGTTCTGATCAGGCAGCTGTGCAGGTCTTAACACGTGGAACGGCAGCAGAAAGTGGAATTtgagagaaatgaaaaagaaagaacttAAGCAGCAGGCTAGCAGCACTGATTTTCTTAATTTCTGAGCTGTATTGCACTCAATTAAGTTGTGTCAAACAGAAAACTGCAGTTGCTCTATGATTTCATCAGTAACTGCAGTGGGAGGCTGTTAAATGCTCAAATTACAGTATGATTTATacgagataaaaacacagaacacacacagaagccTGTGGTGGAAATCAAAGGTTTCCAACAAATAACAGATCAAATCAAGAACAAGGAGGcgtgaaaagaaaaagacagtaCGGCTTTTAGCACAACATCAAACACGCTTTGAAATATATCAATGCAATACATTTTACGACTTTTGcaagtcttgttttttttgccggcaggttaaaaaaaaaaaaaaaatcaaaatcaaaaagcCTGTTTTCACCAGAGACTCAACCACTTATTGACAATCACAATTTGACTACACCCAGCCTCAACTTGGCACAAGAATCACACGCGACTCCTATTAGTCACTGAGGATGTCACAAAAACAGTGGCGCTCGAGCGTAAACCCTCAACATCCGCTTTCAAGTTTgcggacaaactctgttttgcTGCTATTTATGCGATGGGCGCCATTGTACTGACAAACCGGCAGCGTATTATGCATTCTGCCTCGGGTCCTTGAATTAATTGAGGAAGTTATCATCAGAAAACGCTTGAAGCCATCCTTGTGCGCAGCTGTTTCTCAGCTGATTTGCTGGATTATAGTGGCAGCTTATTGACACTCTCTACCCTCTCACAGAGACAAAGTAAATAACATCCCACTCCGAGCATCACAGAAAAGGTACTTTTAGACTGTTGAGAACACTAATTTGTCGATTTTGTTCTAAGATAACATTAAGTGCTAGTAAAGATGAGAGAGCTCACTCCTGTGCTGATGAAGAAATCAGTATGGTGGGATACAGGTCTTAGGtatatcattaaatatactaTTAGCACCCGACTTTAACTAACGTGCACGTAAAAGCTTCCCAGCACAAATTGCTGGTTATTGAGCAGCTACACTGAGGGAAGCTGGAGGTTAAAGTTCCAACATAAGGCACTTCAAGATAAGATATTGTAAAGGAATGGAAAAAGGATTGTTATAGGTAAGACGGCTGGGTTGAATTTAGGTGTTTGGGTTGTATAAACAGGTGAGAAATCCCTGAGAGAATCACAGTATGACCCTGATTTTATGTAAAACCATGTAGCCAATTTAGGGATTTActttcaacttttgtttttggtgaCTTAGATACTACCAAAGATTTTTAAATCAATGCTTCGTCTCATAGGTCAGACTTACTCGTTTAACATTCCCAAATAATAtccataataaaataaaatatgtactttttttgtgtgtactATGACTTTTAAATCATGTAACAGTATGAACAGTCCAAGCGCAATAAAACCTTCTCTTTGGCTATTTCATTCTGGTTAAAgcaaaaggaaaatgggacttTGGAAATCCTTTCTGAAACTGTTTCATTCAGCTGAAACtcaaatttcagtgttttttatgctGCATAAATTTTGTCAAGAGGAAATCTGTGCAGTCAGCAAACCAAGTCGGCTCCTTAGAGCAGGATGTGGTTTTGGATAGAAGTCTCTTCTTGCTCTAATTTCACTACAAGATGTGctcatttatataaaaaaaagaacataaaagctTACAGTCAGTTACACAAGTTGACTCATATGAATCAACATGTATAGAGCTACACAATCCAGCTTTAAATTTCAAACTACTACAAGTGCAAACTGACCCCTAATAGATAGATTTCTGCTTTTAACTCTCCAAAGAGCTTCAACCTCCTCACAGGTTTGCATGTAAGTAACAAGTAAAATACAGTAAGTAAATCAAGAACATAATATAGTGGTAGAAAAAAAGGATACTTAagagtaaaactgcagcattatACGCTGCTTCTCAGGTCTTGCGAGAGTTCCTACACCACTTCCTAACTGCGATCCCGCTGGTGCTCACCACGATGCACAGAGCCCCTCCGAGGCTCCACAGGGTGGGCGCGCGATTAAAGAAAATGAACTGGAAGATGAAGGCCAGCACCACATCTATAGTCCTCATCAGGGCCACGGGTGCGGCTTTCTCGATCTGCAGGGCCTTGGTGAGGAAGGTCTGGCCGGCGATGCCCAGGAGGGCGATCAGCATCAGCATCCAGCGATCGCGGCCGCAGGATGGGATCTTCCATTCCCCCAGGACGGATACGGTGATGATGCTCTCGACAAAACCGATGACGGCGTAGTACCAAACGGAGAGGTAGTAGTGGACGCTCTTCCCCATCTTGCGAAGAACAACAAATGTACAGGCAGCAGCTATTGCTCctgtaaataaatcaaataataacACACAGAATAAACGCAACTATCTGTGGAATACTGGGAATGAATAAATCCACAAGAAAGACATGAGATTTAAAGGCCAGATACTTCCAATTATTGAATTCCTCATGGAATTACTTgagtcatttaatttttttcacataaaCTTTGAACACAATTTCCTGATGGCCATAATATTCTAAATTCTATAAATATATCCCTAGTCTTACTGTGGTATTTCTGGCATGCATCAGATTTTTACTCTTGAACTCCTGTAATTTAAAGGatccatatggtgaaaatccatttttatcgTGTTCTGTagagatttaaaataaaagctgttaagatatgaagACATGTACTTGGGCCATTCCTCAAGCCCCTAGACAACTAGTTAGCATCCCAGTTTTGCAAGCAATCTAAATGTAACATCTAATTAACCAATAGCCATCCAGCATAAACTGTGACTGACAGCTCTCACAGCGTCTTCTTACTGAAGGGGGCGGGAACAGTAGCAGCTCACTGGAGTAAAACAGACGATTTACAACAGTCCTAAAACCACGGGTTacacagtcatggtgaaatgaaccatctttgcagtattttgatgtgtttttaattaatttactgaaaaggggacacaatatgggacctttaaggaTGTGCAAAATATAAATTTTCCTTCATTCTCTATAGTAAAACTTGCCACTTTCCCATCTTGCCACTGCCAgaatgacaatatttttttgttttcagcaaacacagaaaatcaggGGAACATACACTGCCATGGCTGCCATAGCTGCCGCAgtgagcacagacacacactccatTGAAAACAGTGAACTCTCTCTGCACAGTGTTGCTCTCGCATATTTAGTGTGAAGCGCAGGATTAGTCTCAAATGAGAGTTGAAAgggagagaaaactcagaacTAATTGTTCCATAGCCATTTGGGATACACTTTGAGATGCTTGGGTGGCACAAAAGAAAACGCAATTAGAACTTCAGAGCCGCCATTCAATTTCTAACTGGGTGTTTCGAGCATTATATTTAGCAAACTGTTTGAAAGTGAGAAACCAGCGAGGGATCACGACTCTGCTGCTAAACTAACTAGCGCTTTCTGCCAAGTGGAAAAATCGAGCTTCAAATCCCAGCAGCTGGAACTTCTAGTTTCTGATCAGTCACTGCTGTAGAAAGTATATTCAGCTTGTAAATGTTGAGCACCGTGGCAGGGAGAAGACTGCCCCAGAGGAAAATCATGATTAATTAGAAAGAGCACATCTCCCAGCTGGCCCTCATGTGCCAGGGGGGATGTGCTATATTCAGATCTGGTATTTCTGATGGCAACTGTGAACAAAATTCTCAACATCATTCCTCAACTTGAATGATTATTTTTGACGTATTACGATCAAACAAATCAGTAGTTTTATCACCTGCAAAGGCCGCAACAGTCCCCTTGATGTGGTTGGTGTAGTTGCCCTCGATGCCGTGGACGCGTTCGCCAAACAGGAATGGTGGTCTGGCAATGAGGATGACTCCGGTGAGGGTGAAAACAGTGAAGACACAGTCCCAGATTGTGCATTTCTCCTTCAGGAAGACCCAGGCCAGGAGGGAGGTAAAGACTGGATTACTGAGAAGTCAAGGAAAGAAATGGTTTAACAGAAGGAGATGAGAGAAAATTCAATAAACAACATATGCAGCTGAATAAAAAGAGCAGCTGTAAGTGGTAACAAATTATTGTCTCAACAGATTTGTCTTATATGAAGTGTGCAGCTCGATTTTCCCTCATATTTAATGAATGATTGAAAAAGAATATAGGAGAGTCGGGAAGAGAGAAGCAAGTTGAggaaggaaaatgtaaaaaaaaaaaaagtgagctaaaaagacaaacaagactaacagaaaaagtgacaaTTGTAGAGTTTAAAGAGGATGGAATGTATCTGTACTCTTTGTATAATCTCAACTAATCCACAGTCAATTAAGCCTTCGTCAGCTCTCACCTGAACATGATGACAGTAGCATCCGCCAGCGGCATCTGCTGAACTGCATAGAAGAGCAGGATCATGGCATTGGAACCGATGAAACCCCGGAGCACCAGGAATACACGTTTATCTCGGGGACCCAGGAAACCTGTCCTGGAGGAGCAGAGATATgaggatgatggatgaatggatgactgaatggatggatggatgactagACGGCCTGATAGAGGAAgtaataaacaggaaatttcaAGAAAaggggatggatggagagaaTGAGAGTGGGATAGAGGGCTGAGGGATGACAAATGAGTGGAGGGTCGGAGAAAGGAATAGATTCAGGTAATGTGGAGATGACAGTGATGAATGGACGCCtggatggagctgaaaaaaggGAACGGAGGCAGATCTGTGGGTGATGAATTAATGCGAAAATAAAGAGGAACGTAGAGGGTGAATAGATGGAGGGATGAGTAGGTAGGTGAATGAATAGGAGTACTGGAGGTAATCTTTGGGAATACAATTTAATTTCATGTATCTGTCAATGCGATTCTCAAGCTGTATCTCCCAATACAAAGAAAATCATAAAACGAGAGTAAAATGAATGATTTCAAGGATcagtattttcatttctttcaaaaactttCTCATAGTTATTTTGGTATTACTTTCATTGGCCACATATTTGTGTATTGTTTAGGCATCAAgtaatgcgttatttttttattttttgcagggCAGATAATTAATAATCAAGGACACCATCAGACAAATACCCAAAAAACGAAAATGATATACatttgtagtaaaaaaaaaatgatgatcttGGTGttaaaatttagaataacacaaactccaaaacaacaaaaatttgttaaaatgccttcctttttttgaagttttacaCATGCttaagtaaaaaagaaagtttcctcatttttccttcagtgttgattggctATGAGGCTTGAGAtctgtaaccaatcagatagtgcTGTGAGCAGGACTTTGAAGGAGATCACAAAgttaaaattattatattttagtaggaatctttttatttcttcaaatattactgataatgtcaaaaaaaatgctggaTATCGGATGTAATAATCAGTCAGGTCGATTGTCAGGGTTCTTTCCAACAGCCTGAAATGATCAGTAAAACACCAAAATCTGCCTTAGAGCTGGCaataactgtatttttgctttttggttCACTTTAATGTTGCACTAAAACTCATTCAACCATTCTCTCATACTCTTATGTAAAGTAGCAGTGTCTTTCTGTTACCGGTTTGGTCTTGGTGAAGGGCTTGTGTGCTCTATTTTCATTTGGACATACCAGAGTCAGATTCCTTCTATGTGATCACATATGTGGCCAGCAAAGCTGATGCTGATGCAAaacctgtttgtgtgtctgatgcAACTCATTACTTTTGATTTTGTTGCACCAGGGAACTGATAAACAGATGTGTGGTTCATTAGATAATTTCATTGTTGTTAAGTGACAGTGgcgcaataaaaaaacaactgtttgcCACTTTACAGTAACATCTGTGGGTATATTAAAACCGCATCATAATTTAATGTGGGGAGGGATAGTTTCAAATCTTTCCAACACTCCATTTACATGGcatattttctcatcaacagCAGTGAGATGACTCGCACATATCCCTCAGAATATTTTGACAACTTGATGACTGAGCAGTGAAACCAAGATATTTAACTATAAATAGTGAGAAAAGAAGTGAACACAAAAGCAGGACTTCCCCCAGAGACAAATTACTAGAAGGTGCTACTTCACCGAGTTTATGCTCTTGATCTAAtcacaataaataaattgctggtttgaaaataaaaaaacattagttggGAGTGTAACAAAAGCCCTAATTATGTCATATAAACTTTGTGAGAGTCTTGAACTCTGCTATTAAAGTGGTGCTTACTTGTGGTAAATGAGTAACGGCACAATGAAGAGCATCTGGAAGAAGCAGCGAATGGCGCTGATCTCTATGGCGTGGATTCCCTGAATGGTTTTCACCAAGAGGGCGATGATGGAGAAGAAAACTGTGGCCaggaaagcatagaacaaaccCAGGCCTGGACATTTCTTTGGTTTCTCTGaacctgtgaaaaaaaaagaagaaaatagtgAAGGAACATGGAGTGAGTGTAGAGTATCCCTGTTCTATATTCcatttacaaaaacactgcTTATTGTGTTGACACTGTGAGAGCAGGACGGAGCGGTGAAGCTGGGAGCATGATATTAAACTCAGTGTGGacctgggagaaaaaaaaaaaatcagttgtgAACAGCACAAACAAAAGATCCGCCAGAGACTGTGGTGAAGTGTTTGCAAACCCTGCCTGTGGGATAACAAACTGATATGCCTGCAGAGATTACATTTCAGCCCGAGTCTACACAGCCATCATTCTCTGCACTCACCATTCTATCTATTACATACGGCTTGTTGCTTTCTTAACCTCATATCAAGCCGAAAGGCATGGATGAACGGACACCTCTCATATTTAAGCTGCAATATTTGGGGAGATGTTGTAAGATTTGCTTATATGGTGATATTTTCTATGCTTATAGTACCTGCATTATTGCTTGGAATCTGATATATGACCATTTTATCGCTTCACAGTCCCACATGAAGTCTGTAAACAGTGATAAACGCAAATCAGCCTGCACTTTTATACCCAGTGCTTTCTTTGTGACATTGGGATTTGATACGAGGTGCAATAAAGAACTTTCCATCATGCAAAACTGATATGCAGGAGCACTGAGGGCTTTTCTTACTTCCTTAAAAACAACTTGCAAAACTCAATCTAGTTGAACCAGATTCTTAAACAAAAGATACCCAGATGTATTACTTGTTTGgatgaaaatgcaaaagaaaacctTATTTATCAGTGGGGTTTGTTAGTTTTGCCTACAGGTAGTAACCCTGATAGTGGAAAAAGTGCACAGTCATCCATCCTCTGGAAGGATGATGTAAACGATAAGCTGGTTTACAGCATGATTTCCAATCAAAACGGTTGGTATTTTCAGGCACAGTATAAAACTGTAtaatgtttttggcatttttttggaCACAAAGCACACATTAAGACGTTTACTTTTGGTGAGGACGATCTTTACAAACACCCATAATctgaattaaacacaaataatacGTTTTACTTCACATTCTGCTTCTTTGTGGAGGTGGGATTGTGATTTGTAAGATAAAACAAAGATGTCTAAACTTTACAAAAACGTGCGTAAAGCGCGTCCCTGCGACCACGTCCCGGTTTATAGGCCAAAAACGCACACGTGACATTTCTGTTATCGCCGGTACATGACGTTACGCGGTTGTATAACGTGATATTACGCAGGAAGTCGCCAGTTCTGTAGCCGTTAACCGCCTCGTTTCTGCATCTTCTCAACATCCCCAAACTTTATTGAGGATGATGAGAAACGCAGACACGTTGGTTTCAAAGTCTAGAAGCGTGCGCTCCTCTACCTTCACATGCGCCTCCCTCTGTGGATGCGGGGTCGCGTCTGACGCAAAACACCCGCGGGCACAGCGTTTTCTCCTCGCCGCCTTCCAGTGAATTTTCGCCTCCTCTCGcatcgtcttcctcctcctccctctcctccacaTCATCGCCATCGCAGTCGCACGAAACGTGACTTCGCAAGAGAATCCTCTCCGCCGTGCGCTCGTCTTCGTCTGCGCCGCTGCTGCGTTCGTCTCGGTCGTGGCGgttcctgctgctgctactgttgTTGTCATGGCTGTCAACTTTGTGAAACGCCACGGTAACGTCGTCCTCTACGGATAAAGCCCGCTCGTGTGTACAGTGGTTACAGTCGCCCATGGTAAGATGTGGCGGCGGCGCGGCAGCATGCCTCGGAGAGAGTGCCGTGCGCCTTCCCCGGTGTCCTGAGTGACTGAGAGACAAGGTTAATGACTAATCTTGGTGGCAGGACACTGGCTCCCCATGCGCTGGTTACTTTACCCACAGGGGGGCAGAAGTGAACCCAAACCAACTCTGCTGTGCAACTAAACCTTGACCCAACGTTTACGCCCATTTCAGAGGGAGCTGCTGCGATGTGAACCAACCAAAACTCAGCTTACCCTCATTTGGCTCCACAGTGATCCttataaaacacacataaagtTAAACTACATAATTACAGGAAACAATGAAGTTGCTCAGGCCATAATTTTCGCATCATAATCATCATTGTACTTAGTGACGCATTTAGCTCAGACATGATGAGACTTTAGGACAAAATACAAACTCAGTCATAAGAATGAGCTGTAATTATATCATTTTAAGATCAGAaagtttttcagtattttttaaaatctggaaTTGGCTTAGAAATATGTTTTGTACACAAGCAGATTTTTGGGGTAATTAATGGCTTCACTACTCTATTAAAGTCAAAGTTATTTCATTCTTAAATCATTTCCATTTGGCTTcacagacataaaacacacGTGAAAGTCTGGCAATCTGATTCTAAGTaacattaaagctgcatatCATCATTTTCAATCAGTACTCAAACCTATGTCATAATTATTGTTACACCTTGTGATACTTTTAGCTCAGAAATAATGAGATTTTAGGACAAATTACAAATCCAGACATAAGTGTGAGGTCTAATTATGACAACTCAGAAATTtgatattatgatgtttttcagcattttttttagcgTGAATTTCCCTccggattaataaagtatctatctatctatctatctatctatctatctatctatctatctatctatctatctatctatctatctatctatctatctatctatctatctatctatctatctatctatctatctatctgtctatcagTTTCACTACTCTAATGAAGTCAGAGTTTTTTCATTACCAACAACACTTTAACATCACTTTCAAATGCAGAATTAGGAgttacagcactgtattgtaagTCAAAAATGCACACTTTCATAATGAACTCAAGAACAAAAGGTTATCAAGCAACTGACTATAACCTGGATGGGTAGGAAGTGATGACTGCTTTGATTAATATGTAAGGAAGAACtgaaaaatctaagaaaaacaTCTCcgttttagtgtttttagtgttttattacCACTGTACATAAAACACAATGATCAAGATGACAAAGGAATGGCTAAAAACCTCGATCCTTACCTAACTACATTAGACTGATACAAGTAAGTCCAAACTGTTTTGCAGAAGTAGCATGTTACACTGCATTGAAGGAGGTGATCCATGTTTTTTCACTAAATCTACACTAAAACTACACTAAAAAGGCTAAatctattaaaaaacaaaaacaaaacaccaagtGTGGTGCCCTTCAACATACAAAAAAAGTAACATCATAAATTACACAGTattgtaaaaacacatttggcAAATTGTTTTGTCAGTGAAGTTTGTTAATTGTTATCGATATTCTGTTTCCTTTTGTGTGGGAATAAGAGGGCGGTGTGAAAGCACAGGTAGCATGTGCCGCACAGTGGTTGGCTTTTAGTTGTGGAGTAAAGACAACAATGGTTTTTGTCAATCAGGGAGAAAAGGGGCAAGAGTGCAGTGAAAGAGAGAGGGCTGGGTGGCACAGTGGGATGCTTCTAGCTAGTCATTCATCGGAAATCAACACCACCGAGTGTCTGTATCACGCATGCGGTTTTGTTTAACTGAGAGAAAGCAGAACAGCGGGTGTGGGTTTTTTCCCCCTAAAGTTTCTCACAGTTTTAAGTGggatttttcactttattgtgTGAAATAATTACAAAACCTGCCAAAGAATGGACGTAACTCTTCGGAAATAGTCAAATTTTTACCCATACGGGAAGCTCGTTGTTCTGTTACTGACAAATTCCCCTTAATATTACCAACTACATCACCGCCGCTGTCATTAAACCGAGGCTAGATTCCAGTGTGAGGAGGATTCTTGCACATTTGTGAGATTCTCTGTTTTCTACAGAGTATCTACTAACACTCTGAGGAACTCTCACAGTCACAGTATGAGATTTAAATGCCCAGGACTCAAATCGATCAGCAGCCTTGATGGAACACTGATGTTCTAaacttcagtttggaataaaagTAAATGAGACCAAACCTACAGATATCTCAAGAGTTTAAAACCACATACCTAttcataatttattttactctggaatTAATTTGTCTAAAAGAAgactttaaaattacaaaaccCTTCTCTCCTCCCTTTTATCAAAAAATATTCCGCTATTTAGCAATTATTGAAAGGTCATCTGCCAATTCCTATTGAAGTTCTACAAGAGAAGATATGGAGCTGAATAGCAGAGGCATATCTTATAAGAATAAAAGCTTCAGGGTTTAACAATAATCCAAAGAAGTAACTTTATAGCTTGTTTTTCCTGAAAGAGTTTCAAATTAAGTTTAAATGGAGTATAAGGATAAGAAATGATATAAGAAATCAAGATGAAAATGCAAGGAATTTATCAAAAATTAcctagctgctgcaggtttccaTACTTTAGGGACTGTATAAAAAATACTTTCAGTCATAATGATGGAAATTATGTCAAGACCAGCcgaaattaacaaaaataaacccaGGCAGCAATTTCACCCCTTGAATTTCAGCCTAAACTAACCTAAAGGTCCCGATTTATATTTGAAAAACCTCTTTAGATTGATGGCTTGAAACTGTTAGTGGATTGAAACGGGACTGACAAGTTCAACAAAGTTGCAGAAGAAAGCGTGTGAATGGTAATGTGTCCCAAAACAAGCCACGGGTTTAATTACTCAAATCGATCATGAGATGCTCATATATCTGAGTTTTTCCCTTGAAGCTGGACGCGAGCAGGAACACCCGGTCGTCAATGGCAACCAGGGAAAATGATCGCGGCGCCTGGATATTCAGCTCCTGAGATGGGACAAACTGGCCCCTCTTGGTGTCCCATTGGTAGACCTGTGTCAGTGAATAATCGCTGCCCATGATGGCGTACTGCCAGTTGCCGATGGAGACGGGCTGGAACACCATGGAGCCGCGGGAAGGAAATGTCTGGACCTCCTTGAACATGGCACCGTCCCAGCGCATCACCTTGGAGTCCCCGATGAATCTTGTCAAGCATATGAACAGATCACCTTTGAAAAGGACAAAGGTTCAAGGGACTGTTCAGTTTACACATTCAAGCTACTAAATCTGGACCTGAAGTAGAGGAGCTCACAAAAACTGTTTACGTAATTCCAAAATAATTCACTGCTCGTTGTCAATAGCTATTCAGGAAGGAGCCGCTAATAGGTGAGACTGCTCCTTAGGAGAGAAATAATACAGATAATATTATACAGTAGTGATTTATGGGCAGGTTTTATAGCAGGGACATTGGCTTTTACCACTTTATAATGAAAGCCTGTGACATGCTGAGCAAGAAGGTAATAAATT
This window harbors:
- the slc35g1 gene encoding solute carrier family 35 member G1 is translated as MGDCNHCTHERALSVEDDVTVAFHKVDSHDNNSSSSRNRHDRDERSSGADEDERTAERILLRSHVSCDCDGDDVEEREEEEDDARGGENSLEGGEEKTLCPRVFCVRRDPASTEGGACEGSEKPKKCPGLGLFYAFLATVFFSIIALLVKTIQGIHAIEISAIRCFFQMLFIVPLLIYHKTGFLGPRDKRVFLVLRGFIGSNAMILLFYAVQQMPLADATVIMFSNPVFTSLLAWVFLKEKCTIWDCVFTVFTLTGVILIARPPFLFGERVHGIEGNYTNHIKGTVAAFAGAIAAACTFVVLRKMGKSVHYYLSVWYYAVIGFVESIITVSVLGEWKIPSCGRDRWMLMLIALLGIAGQTFLTKALQIEKAAPVALMRTIDVVLAFIFQFIFFNRAPTLWSLGGALCIVVSTSGIAVRKWCRNSRKT